A genomic segment from Nocardia cyriacigeorgica GUH-2 encodes:
- a CDS encoding RidA family protein, with protein MVSIEISNPDGLHDPTGFGYSHVARVRGELVFIAGQYDSDADGHTTSEDFGDQVDRAFANLGIALRSVGLDYADVAQLRTHIVDHDLPKLAVLGEKIAEIWGKQPPTQTLTGVAALALPGMLFEVDAVAVRE; from the coding sequence ATGGTGAGCATCGAGATCAGCAACCCCGACGGCCTGCACGACCCGACCGGATTCGGCTACAGCCATGTCGCGCGAGTGCGCGGCGAACTGGTTTTCATTGCCGGCCAATACGATTCCGACGCCGACGGCCACACCACCAGCGAGGATTTCGGCGATCAGGTCGACCGCGCGTTCGCCAACCTCGGCATCGCCCTGCGTTCGGTGGGCCTGGACTACGCCGACGTCGCCCAATTGCGCACCCACATCGTCGACCACGACCTGCCCAAACTGGCGGTGCTCGGGGAGAAGATCGCCGAAATCTGGGGCAAGCAGCCACCCACCCAGACGCTAACCGGCGTCGCAGCCCTCGCTCTGCCGGGCATGCTCTTCGAGGTAGATGCGGTCGCAGTGCGCGAATAG
- a CDS encoding helix-turn-helix transcriptional regulator, protein MDDLAGFLRTRRSRVDPADVGIPTDRRRRVVGLRREEVAHLSGVSVDYYVRLEQGRATQPSEQILDALARVLGLDETEREHLYRLARQRRRRAKVPAARLRPELLRVLDLVADAPALIMDHRLDVLAGNRLAELLYGRPLAGLNTARHIFLEEEHRGLYADWETCTLDAVGHLRLAAGKYPDDPRLASLIGELAMGSERFRKLWARADVRARTHGRKAYHHPLVGLLELHQENFALPDESGMELLVLSAEPNSPTEDGLRLLAGLGAPAADAVAESHITEASPE, encoded by the coding sequence ATGGATGATCTGGCCGGCTTCTTGCGGACCCGGCGTTCCCGGGTCGACCCGGCGGACGTCGGCATCCCCACCGATCGCCGCCGCCGCGTCGTCGGGTTGCGGCGCGAAGAGGTCGCGCATCTGTCCGGGGTCAGCGTCGACTACTACGTGCGCCTCGAACAGGGCCGCGCCACCCAGCCCTCCGAGCAGATCCTCGACGCGCTCGCCCGCGTCCTCGGCCTGGACGAGACCGAACGCGAACATCTCTACCGGCTCGCACGCCAGCGCCGCCGCCGCGCGAAGGTGCCCGCGGCCCGGCTGCGACCGGAGCTGTTGCGGGTGCTCGACCTGGTCGCCGACGCGCCCGCGCTGATCATGGACCATCGCCTCGACGTGCTCGCGGGCAACCGCCTCGCGGAATTGCTCTACGGACGACCGCTGGCGGGCCTGAACACCGCCCGGCACATCTTCCTGGAAGAGGAGCACCGCGGCCTGTACGCGGACTGGGAGACCTGCACCCTCGACGCCGTCGGTCACCTGCGCCTGGCCGCAGGCAAATACCCCGACGACCCGCGCCTGGCCTCGCTCATCGGCGAACTCGCCATGGGCAGCGAACGTTTCCGCAAACTCTGGGCCCGCGCCGACGTCCGCGCCCGCACCCACGGCCGCAAGGCCTACCACCACCCGCTGGTCGGCCTGCTCGAACTGCACCAGGAGAACTTCGCGCTCCCCGACGAATCGGGCATGGAACTGCTGGTGCTGTCCGCCGAACCGAACAGCCCGACCGAAGACGGGCTGCGTCTACTCGCGGGCCTCGGCGCCCCCGCCGCCGACGCCGTCGCCGAGAGTCACATCACCGAGGCATCGCCCGAGTAG
- a CDS encoding NAD(P)H-dependent oxidoreductase codes for MKTLIVHAHPEPASLNSALKDLAVTTLETAGHEVRVSDLYAMNWKPAVDAADYGSAASTPLRVARDSGRAFETGALTPDVRAEQDKLLWADTIIFQFPLWWYSMPAILKGWVDRVFTYRFAYGVGEHSDTKYGERYGEGTLAGRRALLSVTIGGPESSYGPRGINGPIDDLLFPIQHGILYYPGIQVLPPFVVYGANRLTSDAYADAAKAWEQRLLTLESTDPIPFRPQNFGDYELPSLQLKPGLEPAGRTGFGLHVRG; via the coding sequence ATGAAGACGCTGATCGTCCACGCCCACCCAGAGCCGGCATCGCTCAACAGCGCGCTCAAGGACCTCGCGGTGACCACGCTGGAAACGGCCGGGCACGAAGTGCGGGTGAGCGATCTGTACGCGATGAACTGGAAACCGGCCGTCGATGCCGCCGACTACGGCTCCGCCGCCTCGACCCCGCTGCGAGTCGCCCGCGATTCCGGCCGGGCCTTCGAAACCGGCGCCCTCACCCCCGACGTGCGCGCCGAACAGGACAAACTGCTGTGGGCCGACACGATCATCTTCCAATTCCCGCTGTGGTGGTACTCGATGCCCGCGATCCTCAAAGGCTGGGTCGACCGGGTGTTCACCTACCGCTTCGCCTACGGCGTCGGCGAGCACAGCGACACCAAATACGGCGAACGCTACGGCGAAGGCACCCTCGCCGGCCGCCGAGCGCTGCTGTCGGTCACCATCGGCGGCCCGGAATCCTCCTATGGCCCACGCGGAATCAACGGGCCGATCGACGACCTGCTGTTTCCGATCCAGCACGGCATCCTCTACTACCCGGGCATCCAGGTCCTGCCGCCCTTCGTGGTCTACGGCGCCAATCGCCTGACCAGCGATGCCTACGCCGACGCCGCCAAGGCATGGGAGCAGCGCCTGCTCACCTTGGAATCAACCGACCCGATTCCCTTCCGCCCCCAGAACTTCGGCGACTACGAACTGCCGTCGCTGCAACTGAAGCCCGGACTGGAACCAGCTGGTCGCACCGGGTTCGGCCTGCACGTGCGGGGCTGA
- a CDS encoding ATP-dependent DNA helicase has protein sequence MPELPPVPALLSAAVTALGGKERPGQVAMAAAVDHAIDTKEHLAVQAGTGTGKSLAYLVPSLRHAVRTGRTVVVSTATIALQRQLVDRDLPRLADALTKPLGRTPQFAILKGRNNYLCLNKINSAIPDEPAEAELFDAFAVSRLGREVQRLNEWASDTETGDRDELAPGVSDRAWRQVSVSSRECLGKTRCPFGQDCFAEKARAESAQADIVVTNHALLAIDAISGIQVLPEHDVVVVDEAHELVDRVTGVATAELSALAITAAARRCAKLIDEQEVDRLEAAGDALHAALDDLPAARWDALPDGIAPVLALVRDAAWNAHTALAPQGSSTPQGDADTAAARTRAVAAVEEVHDAAVRALSTFDEPDPAARRDVVWLAADELRGVTRRTLRMAPLSVGGLLRSRLFGASTVVLTSATLQIGGSFDGLAITWGLPAQSSGRTDTATANGAEAPSDTETVRWSSLDVGSPFDHAKSGILYVAKHLPAPGRDGLSPAYLDEIERLITAAGGRTLGLFSSMRAAKAATEVLRNRLDTPVLCQGEDSTGALVRKFADDPETSLFGTLSLWQGVDVPGPSLSLVILDRIPFPRPDDPLLTARQRAVESRGGNGFMSVAASHAALLLAQGTGRLLRSVDDRGVVAILDPRLATARYGGYLRASLPPYWETSDPEVVTKALQRLTAAAKV, from the coding sequence GTGCCCGAACTTCCGCCCGTCCCGGCCCTGTTGTCCGCTGCCGTCACCGCGCTCGGCGGCAAGGAACGGCCCGGTCAGGTGGCCATGGCCGCCGCGGTCGATCACGCCATCGACACCAAGGAACACCTGGCGGTGCAGGCCGGCACGGGCACCGGGAAATCGCTGGCCTACCTGGTGCCGAGCCTGCGGCACGCGGTGCGCACCGGGCGCACGGTGGTGGTGTCCACGGCGACGATCGCGCTGCAACGTCAGCTGGTCGATCGCGATCTGCCCCGCCTCGCCGACGCGCTCACCAAGCCCCTCGGCCGCACCCCGCAGTTCGCGATCCTCAAGGGCCGCAACAACTATCTGTGCCTGAACAAGATCAACAGCGCGATCCCGGACGAGCCGGCCGAGGCCGAACTGTTCGACGCGTTCGCGGTGTCGCGGCTGGGCCGGGAGGTGCAGCGGCTCAACGAATGGGCCTCCGACACCGAGACCGGCGACCGCGACGAACTCGCCCCCGGCGTGTCCGACCGGGCGTGGCGGCAGGTCAGCGTGTCGTCGCGGGAATGCCTGGGCAAGACGCGCTGCCCGTTCGGCCAGGATTGCTTCGCCGAAAAGGCCAGGGCCGAATCCGCGCAGGCCGATATCGTCGTCACCAATCACGCCCTGCTCGCCATCGACGCGATCAGCGGCATCCAGGTGCTGCCCGAACACGATGTGGTCGTCGTCGACGAGGCGCACGAACTGGTCGACCGGGTCACCGGCGTCGCCACCGCCGAACTGTCGGCCCTCGCGATCACCGCCGCCGCCCGGCGCTGCGCCAAGCTCATCGATGAACAAGAGGTGGACCGGCTCGAAGCCGCGGGCGACGCGCTGCACGCCGCCCTCGACGATCTGCCCGCGGCGCGCTGGGACGCGCTGCCCGACGGGATCGCGCCCGTGCTCGCGCTGGTCCGCGACGCCGCGTGGAACGCGCATACCGCGCTCGCCCCGCAGGGCAGCAGCACCCCGCAGGGCGATGCCGATACCGCCGCCGCCCGCACCCGCGCCGTCGCCGCCGTCGAGGAGGTACACGACGCCGCGGTGCGCGCGCTCAGCACCTTCGACGAACCCGATCCGGCGGCCCGCCGCGATGTGGTCTGGCTGGCCGCCGACGAACTGCGCGGCGTCACCCGCCGCACCCTGCGGATGGCGCCGCTGTCGGTGGGCGGGCTGCTGCGCAGCCGGCTGTTCGGCGCGTCCACGGTGGTGCTGACCTCGGCGACGCTGCAGATCGGCGGTTCGTTCGATGGCCTCGCGATCACCTGGGGGCTGCCCGCGCAGTCGTCGGGACGCACCGATACCGCCACCGCCAACGGCGCCGAAGCGCCGTCGGATACCGAGACGGTGCGCTGGAGCTCCCTCGATGTCGGTTCCCCGTTCGACCATGCGAAATCCGGCATCCTCTACGTCGCCAAACATCTGCCCGCACCCGGCCGCGACGGCCTGTCCCCCGCCTACCTCGACGAGATCGAACGGCTGATCACCGCGGCCGGTGGGCGCACCCTCGGCCTGTTCTCGTCGATGCGTGCCGCCAAGGCCGCCACCGAGGTCTTGCGCAACCGCCTGGACACGCCTGTGCTGTGCCAGGGCGAGGATTCCACCGGCGCGCTGGTCCGCAAGTTCGCCGACGACCCCGAGACCTCGCTGTTCGGCACCCTGTCGCTGTGGCAGGGCGTCGACGTGCCAGGCCCCTCGCTGAGTCTGGTGATCCTGGACCGCATTCCGTTCCCCCGCCCCGACGACCCGCTGCTCACCGCACGGCAGCGCGCGGTCGAATCGCGCGGCGGCAACGGCTTCATGTCCGTCGCCGCCAGCCACGCCGCCCTCCTACTGGCCCAGGGCACCGGCCGCCTGCTGCGCAGCGTCGACGACCGCGGCGTGGTCGCCATCCTCGACCCCCGCCTCGCCACCGCCCGCTACGGCGGCTACCTGCGCGCGTCGCTGCCGCCGTACTGGGAGACCAGCGATCCCGAGGTCGTCACCAAGGCGTTGCAACGGCTCACAGCGGCCGCCAAGGTCTGA
- a CDS encoding isochorismatase family protein — protein sequence MGRALVIVDVQNDFCEGGSLAVAGGARVAERISAHARDHADEYAAVVATRDFHIDPGAHFSEQPDFVDSWPPHCRVGTAGAEFHPNFDTTPVQEVFSKGAYAAAYSGFEGAAEDGTALADWLKARDIDTVDVVGIATDHCVRATAMDAAASGFDTRVLLGLTAAVAPETTEKALAQLRAAGVELEGALDG from the coding sequence ATGGGTCGAGCACTGGTGATCGTGGACGTGCAGAACGACTTCTGCGAGGGCGGTTCGCTGGCCGTCGCTGGCGGAGCACGAGTGGCCGAGCGGATCAGCGCGCACGCGCGCGACCACGCCGACGAGTACGCGGCGGTGGTGGCGACCCGCGATTTCCACATCGATCCCGGCGCGCACTTCTCCGAGCAGCCCGATTTCGTGGACAGCTGGCCGCCGCACTGCCGGGTCGGCACGGCGGGCGCGGAGTTCCATCCGAACTTCGACACCACGCCGGTGCAGGAAGTGTTCTCCAAGGGCGCCTATGCGGCCGCGTACTCGGGATTCGAGGGCGCTGCCGAGGACGGCACGGCGCTGGCCGACTGGCTGAAAGCGCGCGATATCGACACGGTGGACGTCGTCGGGATCGCCACCGACCACTGCGTGCGGGCCACGGCCATGGACGCTGCGGCGTCGGGATTCGACACCCGTGTGCTGCTCGGGCTCACCGCGGCGGTCGCGCCGGAGACCACCGAGAAGGCGCTCGCGCAGCTGCGCGCGGCGGGCGTGGAGCTCGAGGGCGCGCTGGACGGCTGA
- a CDS encoding nicotinate phosphoribosyltransferase, whose protein sequence is MDRRDEVTSTALLTDQYELTMLAAALADGSAHRQCTFELFARRLPHGRRYGVVAGTGRLLEALGEFRFGEPELEIVSGFLDRETVEWLRDFRFTGDIDGYAEGELYFPGSPILSVRGSFAECVLLETLALSILNHDSAIASAAARMVSAAARRRMIEMGSRRTHELAAPASARAAYLAGFDATSNLEAVRRFGVPGAGTSAHAFTLLHSGADGAHEAAAFRSQIDALGIGTTLLVDTFDITKGVATAIEIAGPELGGVRIDSGDLGVLARQVRDQLDELGATKTRIVVSGDLDEYAIAALRAEPVDVYGVGTSLVTGSGAPTAGMVYKLVEVDGVPVAKRSSHKESRGGTKRAVRLARRTGTIVEEIVYPAAGERPSANGFEMRELLVPLVRQGKVLDQPSLTESRDLVAQGLVSLPWEGLKLSAGDPAIPTTFLA, encoded by the coding sequence GTGGATCGCCGCGATGAGGTCACCAGCACCGCCCTGCTGACCGATCAGTACGAACTGACCATGCTCGCCGCCGCGCTGGCCGACGGTTCCGCGCACCGGCAATGCACCTTCGAATTGTTCGCCCGGCGATTGCCGCACGGGCGCCGCTACGGCGTCGTCGCGGGGACGGGGCGGCTGCTCGAGGCGCTGGGCGAGTTCCGTTTCGGTGAACCCGAGCTCGAGATCGTCTCCGGATTCCTGGACCGCGAGACCGTCGAATGGCTGCGCGATTTCCGCTTCACCGGCGATATCGACGGCTACGCCGAAGGCGAACTGTATTTTCCCGGCTCGCCGATCCTGTCGGTGCGCGGCAGCTTCGCCGAATGCGTGCTGCTGGAAACCCTCGCGCTGTCGATCCTCAATCACGACAGCGCCATCGCCTCGGCGGCCGCGCGCATGGTGAGTGCGGCGGCGCGGCGGCGGATGATCGAGATGGGGTCGCGGCGCACCCATGAGCTGGCCGCACCCGCCAGCGCCCGCGCCGCCTACCTGGCCGGATTCGACGCCACCTCGAACCTGGAAGCGGTGCGCCGCTTCGGCGTCCCCGGCGCCGGTACCAGCGCGCACGCGTTCACCCTGCTGCACAGCGGCGCCGACGGCGCGCACGAGGCCGCCGCGTTCCGCAGCCAGATCGACGCGCTCGGCATCGGCACCACCCTGCTCGTCGACACCTTCGACATCACCAAGGGCGTGGCCACCGCCATCGAGATCGCCGGACCGGAACTCGGCGGGGTGCGCATCGACTCGGGCGACCTGGGCGTGCTGGCCCGGCAGGTGCGCGATCAACTCGACGAACTCGGCGCCACCAAGACCCGCATCGTCGTCTCCGGTGATCTCGACGAGTACGCGATCGCCGCCCTGCGCGCCGAGCCGGTCGACGTCTACGGCGTCGGCACATCATTGGTCACCGGCTCCGGCGCGCCAACCGCCGGGATGGTCTACAAGCTGGTCGAGGTCGACGGCGTGCCGGTGGCCAAACGCAGCAGTCACAAGGAGTCGCGCGGTGGCACCAAGCGGGCGGTGCGGCTGGCGCGGCGCACCGGCACGATCGTCGAGGAGATCGTCTACCCGGCGGCGGGCGAGCGTCCGTCGGCGAACGGGTTCGAGATGCGCGAGTTGCTGGTGCCGCTGGTCCGTCAGGGCAAGGTCCTCGACCAGCCGAGCCTGACCGAAAGCCGCGACCTCGTCGCCCAGGGGCTGGTCTCGCTGCCGTGGGAAGGTCTCAAACTGTCCGCGGGTGACCCGGCCATCCCGACTACCTTCCTCGCCTGA
- the clpS gene encoding ATP-dependent Clp protease adapter ClpS: MALCNTAPRYRTDAAPAGAVAVAANATLSAQATPEAVEYTEILEAEDRPWVTVVWDDPVNLMHYVTYIFQKLFGYSKAKATELMLKVHNEGKAVVSSGSRDKMEQDVRRLHAAGLWATMQRDD, from the coding sequence ATGGCCTTGTGCAATACAGCACCCCGCTATCGGACGGACGCGGCCCCGGCCGGCGCCGTCGCGGTCGCCGCGAACGCGACGCTGTCGGCACAGGCGACGCCCGAGGCGGTGGAATACACCGAGATCCTGGAGGCGGAAGATCGGCCGTGGGTCACGGTCGTCTGGGACGACCCGGTCAACCTCATGCACTACGTGACCTACATCTTCCAGAAGCTGTTCGGCTACAGCAAAGCCAAGGCGACCGAGTTGATGCTCAAGGTGCACAACGAGGGCAAGGCGGTCGTATCGTCCGGCTCGCGGGACAAAATGGAACAAGACGTCCGCCGGCTACACGCCGCGGGCCTGTGGGCGACCATGCAGCGGGACGACTGA
- a CDS encoding DUF2017 domain-containing protein, producing the protein MRKWSRKNSLSGLKLRSEMDAREAGVLRSLVGAVSGLLTERASSAPDDDLAALTGLRTGNAAPPDDPRLLRLLPDFHRSEPGSPDADRADLNSALRSLHEPEIIDAKLAAGAVVLETCPSDGGRIIITPEQADAWLTALTDVRLALGAVLGIDADTPEQFDPDDPRAPHLDVYHWLTWMQDSLLQALAP; encoded by the coding sequence GTGCGAAAGTGGAGCCGGAAGAATTCGCTGAGCGGTCTGAAACTGCGATCCGAAATGGACGCCCGGGAAGCCGGCGTGCTGCGTTCGCTGGTCGGTGCGGTCTCCGGATTGCTCACCGAGCGCGCGTCCTCGGCCCCCGACGACGACCTGGCCGCCCTCACCGGCCTGCGCACCGGTAACGCCGCCCCGCCCGATGACCCCCGCCTGCTGCGGCTGCTGCCCGACTTCCATCGCAGCGAACCCGGTTCCCCCGACGCCGACCGCGCCGACCTCAACAGCGCCCTGCGCAGCCTGCACGAACCCGAGATCATCGACGCCAAACTCGCCGCAGGCGCCGTCGTCCTGGAAACCTGCCCCTCCGACGGCGGCCGCATCATCATCACCCCCGAACAGGCCGACGCCTGGCTCACCGCCCTCACCGACGTCCGCCTGGCCCTCGGCGCCGTCCTCGGCATCGACGCCGACACCCCCGAACAATTCGACCCCGACGACCCCCGCGCCCCGCACCTGGACGTCTACCACTGGCTGACCTGGATGCAGGATTCGCTGCTGCAGGCGCTCGCGCCCTAG
- a CDS encoding P1 family peptidase → MNAVAGARNSLTDVPGVLVGHHHILDDDATVGSGAATGCTVIRVPGGAVAAVDVRGGGPGTRETDVLDPLNTVRRADAVLLTGGSAYGLAAADGVMRWHEENGAGIPMDPADPSRVVPIVPGAVIFDLPVGDWNIRPTAEFGYRAAAEAAVDFERGTVGAGVGARAGAIKGGIGSASIVLGDGPAAGMTVAALMVANPVGSVFDPRTGLLWGAGTDGPERFGLTPATPEQLAVANALPVKGTILNTTIGVVATDAPLDTLAARRLATTAHDGLARAIRPAHSPLDGDTIFALATGTATAPEPPPLPPAFPTDLLLIDQLCTAAAVCVERAIVDAILSARSIAGISAYRELFPG, encoded by the coding sequence GTGAATGCGGTGGCGGGCGCGCGTAATTCATTGACCGATGTGCCGGGCGTGCTGGTGGGGCATCACCATATCCTCGATGACGACGCCACCGTCGGTTCCGGTGCGGCGACCGGGTGCACGGTGATCCGGGTACCGGGCGGGGCAGTGGCGGCGGTGGATGTGCGCGGCGGTGGACCGGGCACAAGGGAAACCGATGTGCTGGATCCGCTGAACACGGTGCGGCGGGCGGATGCGGTGCTGCTCACCGGCGGCAGCGCGTACGGGCTTGCGGCCGCCGACGGGGTGATGCGGTGGCACGAGGAGAACGGCGCCGGAATTCCGATGGATCCGGCCGACCCGAGCCGGGTGGTGCCGATCGTTCCCGGCGCTGTGATCTTCGATCTTCCGGTGGGGGACTGGAACATTCGGCCCACCGCTGAGTTCGGCTATCGCGCCGCCGCCGAGGCAGCTGTCGACTTCGAGCGCGGCACCGTCGGCGCGGGAGTCGGCGCGCGAGCGGGCGCCATCAAAGGCGGGATCGGCAGCGCGAGCATTGTCCTCGGTGACGGCCCCGCCGCCGGGATGACGGTGGCCGCCTTGATGGTCGCCAACCCGGTCGGCTCGGTGTTCGATCCGCGCACCGGCCTGCTCTGGGGTGCGGGCACCGACGGCCCGGAACGCTTCGGCCTCACCCCCGCCACCCCCGAACAACTCGCCGTCGCCAACGCCCTCCCGGTCAAGGGCACCATCCTCAACACCACCATCGGCGTCGTCGCCACCGACGCCCCGCTGGACACCCTCGCCGCCCGCCGCCTGGCCACCACCGCCCACGACGGCCTGGCCCGCGCCATCCGCCCGGCGCATTCCCCGCTCGACGGCGACACCATCTTCGCCCTCGCCACCGGCACCGCCACCGCCCCGGAACCCCCGCCGCTACCCCCGGCTTTCCCCACCGACCTGCTGCTCATCGACCAGCTGTGCACCGCCGCCGCGGTCTGCGTCGAACGCGCCATCGTCGACGCCATCCTCTCGGCCCGCTCGATCGCGGGCATCTCCGCATACCGCGAGCTGTTCCCGGGCTGA
- a CDS encoding Mov34/MPN/PAD-1 family protein — MLVIRADLVDEMVAHARADHPDEACGIIAGPEGSDRPERFVAMINAERSPTFYRFDSAEQLKVWRAMDDADEVPVVIYHSHTATEAYPSRTDISYASEPDAHYVLISTRDPERHELRSYRILDGEVTEEPVKIVDSYETN, encoded by the coding sequence GTGCTCGTGATCAGGGCCGACCTCGTCGACGAGATGGTGGCGCATGCGCGCGCCGACCACCCCGACGAGGCCTGCGGCATCATTGCCGGTCCGGAGGGCTCCGATCGCCCGGAACGTTTCGTGGCGATGATCAACGCCGAGCGCTCACCCACCTTCTACCGCTTCGATTCGGCCGAGCAGCTGAAGGTGTGGCGCGCCATGGACGACGCCGACGAGGTGCCGGTGGTGATCTACCACTCCCACACCGCCACCGAGGCCTACCCGAGCCGCACCGACATCTCCTACGCCTCCGAACCGGACGCCCACTACGTGCTGATCTCCACCCGCGATCCGGAGCGGCACGAGCTGCGCAGCTACCGGATCCTGGACGGCGAGGTCACCGAGGAGCCGGTGAAGATCGTCGACAGCTACGAAACCAACTGA
- a CDS encoding MoaD/ThiS family protein, with protein sequence MPVTVSIPTIMRPLTGGEKRVEAEGATLAALIENLDANFSGLKERLLKDGKLNRYVNIYVDDEDVRFAGGLEAEVPEGASVTILPAVAGG encoded by the coding sequence ATGCCGGTAACCGTGTCCATCCCGACCATCATGCGCCCGTTGACCGGGGGTGAGAAGCGGGTCGAGGCCGAGGGCGCCACGCTGGCGGCACTGATCGAGAACCTGGACGCCAACTTCTCCGGGCTCAAGGAGCGGCTGCTCAAGGACGGCAAGCTCAACCGCTACGTCAACATCTACGTCGACGACGAGGACGTGCGCTTCGCCGGCGGTCTCGAGGCCGAGGTCCCCGAGGGCGCGAGCGTCACCATCCTGCCCGCCGTCGCCGGAGGCTAG
- a CDS encoding PLP-dependent cysteine synthase family protein, with product MARYESLIATLGNTPLVGLRNLSPQWEGEHPVRLWAKLEDRNPTGSIKDRPALRMIEQAERDGLLTPGCTILEPTSGNTGISLAMAAKLKGYQLVCVMPENTSVERRQLLTMFGARIIDSPAAGGSNQAVAMAKQIAADNPDWVMLYQYGNPANALAHYETTGPEILADLPEITHFVAGLGTTGTLMGTGRFLREKVPNIEIVAAEPRYGELVYGLRNIDEGFIPELYDESVLTTRFSVGPYDAVRRTRELVLEEGIFAGISTGAILHAALGVARKAVKAGTRADIAFVVADGGWKYLSTGAYDGTLEEAEERLDGQLWA from the coding sequence GTGGCGCGCTACGAATCGCTGATCGCGACCCTCGGCAACACCCCGCTGGTCGGTTTGCGCAACCTGTCCCCGCAGTGGGAGGGCGAGCATCCGGTGCGGTTGTGGGCCAAGCTCGAGGATCGCAACCCCACCGGGTCGATCAAGGATCGCCCGGCCTTGCGCATGATCGAACAGGCCGAGCGTGACGGTCTGCTGACGCCCGGCTGCACCATTCTGGAGCCGACCAGCGGCAATACCGGGATCTCGCTCGCCATGGCGGCCAAGCTCAAGGGCTATCAGCTGGTGTGCGTGATGCCGGAGAACACTTCGGTGGAGCGGCGTCAGCTGCTCACCATGTTCGGCGCGCGGATCATCGATTCACCGGCGGCCGGCGGCTCCAACCAGGCCGTCGCCATGGCCAAGCAGATCGCCGCCGACAACCCCGACTGGGTGATGCTCTACCAGTACGGCAATCCGGCCAACGCGCTTGCCCACTACGAGACCACCGGCCCGGAAATCCTCGCCGACCTCCCTGAGATCACCCATTTCGTGGCCGGTCTCGGCACCACCGGCACGCTCATGGGCACCGGCCGTTTCCTGCGCGAGAAGGTGCCGAACATCGAGATCGTCGCGGCCGAACCGCGCTACGGCGAGCTGGTATACGGCCTGCGCAATATCGACGAGGGTTTCATCCCCGAGCTCTACGACGAGTCGGTGCTGACCACCCGCTTCTCCGTCGGCCCCTACGACGCGGTGCGCCGCACCCGGGAACTCGTGCTCGAGGAGGGCATCTTCGCCGGCATCTCCACCGGCGCCATCCTGCATGCCGCGCTCGGTGTCGCGCGGAAGGCCGTCAAGGCCGGTACCCGGGCCGATATCGCGTTCGTGGTGGCCGACGGCGGCTGGAAATACCTGTCCACCGGCGCCTACGACGGCACGCTGGAAGAGGCCGAGGAACGCCTCGACGGCCAGCTCTGGGCATGA
- a CDS encoding rhomboid family intramembrane serine protease has translation MPGAAPPRPPAKPGRFGAVWAQAAMIVVGFTASLYVIEGFDAVSSVDLDQAGIEPRQLDGLTGILYAPVLHGGWAHLISNTLPVLVLGFLALVSGIGRGLAATAIIWVVAGVGTWLTGGSGTVHLGASALVFGWLTFIILRGWFGRHVGQIVIGLIVFAVYGSLLWGVLPGPPGISWQGHLFGAVGGVLAAWMLSGDERNRRRAVPPGAGVPSGLR, from the coding sequence ATGCCCGGCGCCGCACCGCCACGGCCGCCGGCTAAGCCCGGCCGCTTCGGCGCGGTGTGGGCTCAGGCCGCCATGATCGTCGTCGGCTTCACGGCGTCGCTGTATGTGATCGAAGGTTTCGACGCCGTCTCCAGCGTCGACCTGGATCAGGCCGGTATCGAACCACGTCAGCTCGACGGACTCACCGGCATCCTCTACGCCCCGGTCCTGCACGGCGGCTGGGCGCATTTGATCAGCAATACCCTGCCCGTCCTGGTGCTCGGGTTCCTCGCCCTGGTGTCCGGCATCGGCCGCGGGCTCGCGGCGACGGCGATCATCTGGGTGGTCGCGGGCGTCGGCACCTGGCTCACCGGCGGATCGGGCACGGTGCATCTGGGCGCGTCGGCGCTGGTGTTCGGCTGGCTGACGTTCATCATCCTGCGCGGCTGGTTCGGCAGGCACGTCGGCCAGATCGTCATCGGATTGATCGTGTTCGCGGTATACGGGTCGCTGCTGTGGGGTGTGCTGCCGGGGCCGCCGGGCATCTCCTGGCAGGGACATCTGTTCGGCGCGGTCGGTGGTGTGCTCGCGGCCTGGATGCTGTCGGGGGATGAGCGCAATCGTCGGCGTGCGGTGCCGCCGGGTGCGGGTGTGCCGTCGGGATTGCGCTGA